In Pseudomonas sp. MYb327, one DNA window encodes the following:
- a CDS encoding sialidase family protein, translating into MRIRFPSLPALGVYLALACLFAGAWLTHPAPGHSSFARISPVLPAADSGVKPIYTSRFASSGLVDFVHSSAVTALPDGSLMAVWFAGTREGAADVQVRSARFDVSTGEWGQEQVMATRETTQQSTRKYIRKLGNPVVALAPDNRLWLFYVSVSMGGWAGSAVNVMVSDDFGVHWSAPRQLITSPFLNISTLVRSAPVFHVDGSIGLPVYHEFLGKFAEYLYLSADGEVIDKFRISHGKNSLQPAIVTLDGQRGIAFLRYAGETHHRVLASRTEDAGQTWSEPFPLVPSNPNSSLAAVATPDQRLLVALNDLQEGRFKLSLYVTDAKMNDWRLLYDLDKSPDPEGDPFSPLAYKEIIKIEFRGSSGKQRQPLEAQFLANLDNRVCKSQGCEFEYEYPYFIRSPDGMYHLVYSWNNTFIKHVTFNDAWLSERLK; encoded by the coding sequence ATGCGCATAAGATTCCCCAGCCTTCCTGCACTCGGTGTCTACCTTGCCCTTGCCTGCCTTTTTGCCGGCGCATGGCTCACCCACCCTGCCCCCGGCCATTCTTCCTTTGCCCGGATAAGTCCGGTATTGCCGGCGGCAGATTCAGGAGTCAAGCCCATTTATACCAGCCGCTTCGCCTCCTCCGGGCTGGTGGACTTCGTGCACTCCTCGGCGGTCACGGCCTTGCCTGACGGCAGCCTGATGGCGGTGTGGTTCGCCGGCACGCGTGAAGGCGCCGCCGATGTGCAGGTACGCTCCGCCCGTTTCGACGTGAGCACCGGCGAATGGGGACAGGAGCAGGTCATGGCGACCCGGGAGACGACCCAGCAAAGCACGCGAAAATACATCCGCAAACTGGGCAACCCGGTCGTCGCACTCGCGCCGGATAATCGCCTGTGGCTGTTTTATGTCTCGGTGTCCATGGGCGGCTGGGCCGGCAGCGCAGTCAATGTGATGGTCTCGGACGACTTCGGTGTGCACTGGTCGGCGCCGCGCCAGTTGATCACTTCACCTTTTCTGAACATCAGCACCCTGGTCCGCTCGGCGCCGGTATTTCATGTCGACGGCTCCATCGGCTTGCCGGTCTACCACGAGTTTCTGGGCAAGTTTGCCGAGTACCTGTACTTGAGCGCAGACGGTGAAGTGATCGATAAATTCCGCATCAGCCACGGCAAAAACTCTTTGCAACCGGCAATCGTTACGCTGGATGGTCAACGCGGTATCGCCTTTTTGCGCTATGCCGGTGAGACCCACCACCGCGTCCTGGCGAGCCGCACTGAGGATGCCGGGCAAACCTGGAGCGAACCTTTTCCGCTCGTGCCTTCGAACCCCAATTCCTCGTTGGCGGCTGTTGCGACTCCCGACCAAAGATTGCTGGTAGCGCTCAATGACCTGCAAGAGGGACGCTTCAAGCTGAGCCTGTATGTCACCGATGCGAAGATGAACGATTGGCGCCTGTTGTACGATCTGGACAAATCACCGGATCCCGAGGGCGATCCGTTTTCCCCCCTCGCCTACAAGGAAATCATCAAGATTGAGTTCCGCGGCTCCAGTGGCAAGCAGCGCCAACCACTGGAGGCGCAATTCCTCGCCAACCTCGACAACCGTGTCTGCAAAAGCCAGGGGTGTGAATTTGAATATGAATACCCGTATTTCATCCGCAGTCCCGACGGGATGTATCACTTGGTTTATTCGTGGAACAACACCTTCATCAAACACGTCACCTTTAACGATGCGTGGCTGTCCGAGCGGCTCAAATGA
- a CDS encoding sulfatase-like hydrolase/transferase: MGWLKSRRLHYWLGATAIAFMLFALLRAVFFIGFSGFDANALSDENVLTTLGIGFRFDLRLAILVMLPLALLAWIPRWNLIGSRFLRVLARVYLVAILSVVLLIYIIDFGHYAYLGVRINATVLRFIEDAQISRDMVWQTYPVIWISLGWLATVAFVTLALVRLEGVTLDRPRQAIHPFSATWGGALMVVLVLLGILGRVEHLNLENPVPLRWSDAFFSGNNQIAALGLNPVIFLYDTVKVGQSRYDEAQVREHYAVMANYLSVDQPDPQTLNFVRHQAPQPYKVPGSRPPNVMFIMLESLGTSAVGAYGNPINPTPNIDRLTTQSWFFKHFYVPVTGTAKTVWASISGVPDVTRHETATRNPLITRQNTLINAFTGYEKIYTIGGNSGWANMNALIRQSIDGVRLFDERDWKSPVVDVWGISDLDLFKETDQILQALPKDKPFFAYVQTAGNHRPFTIPKSNDGFEVKHPSLEQVQAAGSRSVEQYNAVRLLDFNIGRLMEIAKAGGWYENTIFVMFGDHNTRIAQIPFLAPAYEQLGLESNAVPMIIHAPGLIGTRKVEEAVGLVDLLPTVAGMAGIEFRNSGMGRDIQQPAPEGERVVPLVLREGTFPLIAGVTQHYMVQMEHDGSSPSLHDLASPTPLDNVAEQNPEEFKRLATLTRAMHETSRLMLYQNVRK, translated from the coding sequence ATGGGTTGGCTCAAATCGAGACGTTTGCATTACTGGCTCGGCGCAACAGCGATCGCGTTTATGCTGTTCGCACTGCTGCGGGCGGTGTTCTTTATCGGTTTTTCCGGTTTCGACGCCAACGCCCTGAGCGACGAGAACGTCCTGACAACCCTAGGCATCGGCTTTCGTTTCGACTTGCGCCTGGCCATTCTGGTCATGCTGCCGTTGGCGTTGCTGGCCTGGATTCCCCGCTGGAACCTGATCGGCAGCCGCTTCCTTCGCGTCCTCGCCCGCGTGTACTTGGTCGCCATCCTCAGCGTTGTGCTGCTGATCTACATCATCGATTTTGGCCACTACGCGTACCTCGGCGTCAGGATCAACGCCACGGTGTTGCGCTTCATCGAGGACGCGCAGATATCCCGTGACATGGTCTGGCAAACCTACCCGGTTATCTGGATTTCCCTGGGCTGGCTGGCAACCGTCGCCTTCGTGACATTGGCCCTGGTGCGTCTGGAAGGCGTCACGCTGGACCGCCCGCGCCAAGCCATTCACCCGTTCTCCGCGACCTGGGGTGGCGCGTTGATGGTGGTGCTGGTGCTGCTGGGTATTCTGGGTCGCGTCGAACACCTGAACCTTGAAAACCCGGTGCCGCTGCGCTGGAGCGATGCGTTCTTCTCGGGTAATAACCAGATCGCCGCACTGGGCCTGAACCCGGTGATTTTCCTCTACGACACGGTCAAGGTCGGGCAGTCGCGCTACGACGAAGCACAGGTGCGTGAGCATTACGCCGTCATGGCTAACTACCTGAGCGTCGATCAACCCGATCCGCAGACCCTGAACTTCGTCCGCCACCAGGCACCACAGCCCTACAAAGTACCCGGCTCGCGGCCGCCGAACGTGATGTTCATCATGCTGGAGTCGCTGGGCACCAGCGCCGTCGGCGCCTACGGCAACCCGATTAATCCAACGCCCAATATCGATCGCCTGACCACGCAAAGCTGGTTCTTCAAACACTTCTATGTGCCAGTGACGGGCACCGCAAAAACCGTCTGGGCCAGCATCAGTGGCGTGCCTGATGTTACCCGCCACGAAACCGCGACGCGCAATCCACTGATCACCCGGCAAAACACCCTGATCAATGCGTTCACCGGCTACGAGAAGATTTACACCATAGGCGGCAACTCCGGCTGGGCCAATATGAATGCCTTGATCAGGCAAAGCATCGACGGCGTTCGCCTGTTCGACGAGCGCGACTGGAAGTCGCCGGTGGTGGATGTCTGGGGGATTTCGGATCTGGACCTGTTCAAGGAAACGGACCAGATCCTGCAAGCGCTGCCCAAAGACAAACCGTTCTTCGCCTATGTACAAACCGCCGGCAACCATCGCCCCTTCACGATCCCAAAGAGCAATGACGGGTTCGAGGTCAAGCACCCGAGCCTGGAGCAAGTGCAGGCCGCTGGCTCGCGCAGTGTCGAGCAATACAACGCCGTGCGCCTGCTGGACTTCAACATCGGACGCCTGATGGAAATCGCCAAGGCCGGTGGCTGGTACGAAAACACCATTTTCGTGATGTTTGGCGACCACAATACGCGTATCGCCCAGATCCCTTTCCTGGCACCGGCCTATGAGCAATTGGGTTTGGAAAGCAACGCGGTGCCGATGATCATCCACGCACCCGGCCTGATCGGGACGCGCAAGGTAGAGGAAGCGGTTGGCCTGGTGGACTTGCTGCCCACCGTCGCCGGCATGGCCGGCATTGAGTTCCGCAACAGCGGCATGGGCCGTGACATCCAGCAGCCAGCGCCCGAAGGCGAGCGTGTGGTGCCATTGGTGTTGCGCGAAGGCACGTTTCCGTTGATAGCTGGCGTCACTCAGCACTACATGGTGCAGATGGAGCACGACGGCAGCTCGCCAAGTCTGCATGACCTGGCCTCACCAACGCCACTGGACAACGTCGCCGAACAAAATCCCGAAGAGTTCAAACGACTCGCCACGTTGACCCGCGCCATGCATGAAACCTCACGGTTGATGCTGTACCAGAACGTGCGCAAGTAA
- a CDS encoding Gfo/Idh/MocA family oxidoreductase has translation MQQIRLGLVGYGKIAQDQHLPAIKANPAFQLVSVATQGQPCAGVENFQSLSELLENGPQVDAIAFCTPPQGRFALVQQALAAGKHVLVEKPPCATLGEAMALVTQAGEQGVSGLFAWHSRYAPGIEAARAWLASRTLQSVQIDWKEDVRKWHPGQAWIWQSGGLGVFDPGINALSIATHLLALPLFVESAELRVPSNCQSPIAASIKMSDAKRLDVRAEFDFDHGHDELWSIEIRCAEGVLRLDNGGALLSIDGVRQAVSEEGEYAAVYRHFQQLIAGKTSDMDLQPLRLVADSFFVGSRALVEPFYD, from the coding sequence ATGCAACAGATCCGTCTCGGTCTGGTGGGCTACGGCAAGATTGCTCAGGATCAACACCTTCCAGCTATCAAAGCCAACCCCGCTTTCCAATTGGTGTCCGTCGCAACGCAAGGGCAGCCGTGCGCCGGGGTGGAGAATTTTCAGTCCTTGAGCGAGTTGCTCGAAAACGGCCCGCAGGTTGATGCGATTGCGTTTTGTACACCGCCGCAAGGTCGATTCGCCCTGGTGCAACAAGCGCTGGCCGCGGGCAAACACGTGCTGGTCGAGAAACCGCCGTGTGCCACGCTGGGCGAAGCGATGGCGTTGGTCACTCAAGCCGGGGAGCAAGGCGTCAGCGGTTTGTTCGCCTGGCATTCTCGCTACGCACCCGGTATCGAGGCCGCACGAGCCTGGCTGGCCAGTCGCACCCTGCAAAGCGTACAGATCGACTGGAAGGAAGACGTGCGCAAGTGGCACCCTGGCCAAGCGTGGATCTGGCAATCTGGTGGCCTGGGCGTGTTCGATCCGGGCATCAATGCCTTGTCGATTGCTACCCATCTGTTGGCGCTGCCGTTGTTTGTGGAGTCTGCCGAACTGCGCGTCCCCAGCAACTGCCAGTCGCCGATTGCGGCTTCGATCAAGATGTCTGACGCGAAACGCCTTGATGTACGCGCGGAGTTCGATTTCGACCACGGTCATGACGAACTCTGGAGCATCGAGATTCGCTGCGCTGAAGGCGTCCTGCGACTGGACAACGGTGGCGCCCTGTTGAGTATCGACGGCGTTCGCCAAGCCGTATCGGAGGAGGGCGAGTACGCGGCGGTGTATCGACATTTTCAACAGTTGATCGCTGGCAAAACCAGTGACATGGATCTCCAGCCCTTGCGACTGGTTGCCGACAGTTTTTTTGTCGGCAGTCGCGCGCTGGTTGAGCCGTTCTACGATTAA
- a CDS encoding AraC family transcriptional regulator, translated as MCSDDFGALFAKMFGNRYSDTPPLPSNIIIGGVYGRHEGVSFRRMHYRGDFSVNFPDPQDEITFVIPTAGRIIFNHLRESVGDSQVGLAIDKAQIRSMRFIDNHAQHGMSIKRTLLTERLSTLLGKPIVERLVFEPVVDLKVSVFQGIRALIDLATGTEFDALINSGTLMPSRLREMLLDAVLESWPHNFTQALQRPAPLIAPRHVKLAVEHIQAHPEHLLSGTDLARLTNVSQRALQEGFRRFVGSSIVAYQRQVRLQRAYEALGQRDSPSVTAVALRLGFSNVGRFCQYFQGAYGISPADLKSGLRTRAGQ; from the coding sequence ATGTGCAGCGATGACTTCGGCGCGCTGTTCGCAAAAATGTTCGGCAACCGCTATTCCGATACCCCGCCCTTGCCCTCGAACATCATCATCGGCGGCGTCTACGGCCGGCACGAAGGTGTCAGTTTTCGCCGCATGCATTACCGTGGCGACTTCTCGGTAAACTTTCCCGACCCCCAGGACGAAATCACCTTCGTCATTCCTACCGCCGGCAGAATTATCTTCAATCACCTCCGCGAGTCGGTAGGTGATTCACAGGTCGGGCTGGCAATCGACAAGGCGCAAATTCGTTCGATGCGTTTCATCGACAATCATGCGCAGCACGGGATGTCGATAAAGCGGACGTTGCTCACTGAACGATTGTCGACGCTATTGGGAAAGCCCATTGTTGAAAGGTTGGTATTCGAACCTGTGGTTGATTTGAAGGTGTCGGTTTTCCAGGGCATCAGGGCATTGATTGATCTGGCCACCGGAACCGAGTTCGATGCGCTGATCAACAGCGGAACACTGATGCCATCACGGCTGCGAGAGATGCTATTGGACGCGGTGCTGGAATCCTGGCCGCATAATTTCACGCAAGCCCTGCAACGGCCTGCTCCGTTGATCGCGCCACGGCATGTGAAGCTGGCGGTTGAGCACATTCAGGCGCACCCCGAGCATCTGCTCAGCGGCACGGATCTGGCCCGATTGACTAATGTGAGCCAGCGGGCATTGCAGGAAGGTTTCCGGCGATTCGTGGGGAGCTCGATTGTGGCGTACCAGCGGCAGGTGCGTCTGCAGCGCGCCTACGAAGCGCTCGGCCAACGCGATTCGCCTTCCGTGACGGCAGTGGCGTTGCGATTGGGCTTCAGCAATGTCGGCAGGTTTTGCCAGTATTTCCAGGGCGCCTATGGCATCAGCCCCGCGGACCTGAAATCAGGGCTGCGCACGCGAGCGGGACAGTAA
- a CDS encoding tyrosine-protein phosphatase yields MFPRLLCSLSVLTVSIATAQAAETIVLDTPHLSSIDNFRDVAGTTTAYSTAHDGTMRSGVFYRSNALTPSAADLATLNSLGISAVYDLRTPSEIAGTPDTMLTGATYENIDIIGSTTSGSNITSVSFTSAADAIAMMQQTNRAFVSDAGMRSQFTRLFNELASVDGAALFHCTAGKDRTGWTAAVLLSIAGVDSATIMSNYLATNDYTAARMKATLAAMPASMAAVYAPLLGVEASYLQAGLDEVTAQYGSMDNYLKQGLGLSQETIYVLRGKMVYFNSLPGQADLLGNAGAGAQLLRQLQNSSLSGTYSDYNYYLQSAIDSGNLAGVESTVGGQVHADAASYLLRQGAMIDQAAAPFASGTDLKVGQYRLWSTALAGYLGTDGSSQVSSSNEHSQGMMVGLTQRFSEQLSAHAGLGYSKGNVGGAGGEADTDFTFFSMGARFAADGLERGLFVDADASAGYVDYDSKRDLGGGLGTAKGKSHGNLTGATLALGYRMPVSGVTLEPSLGVRVSHLNLSGFQEKGSELALDVDSIHETRRSAVANLNAAFAPTGMGAWQLVPGIQVGYEHVLGDHQVDSEGHLLGLDIEQRAAFDNRDQFTGGVNLMANLGALSVGAEVGASGGGDSHGFSGGLKASYLF; encoded by the coding sequence GTGTTTCCACGTCTTTTGTGCTCGCTGTCCGTTTTGACTGTGTCCATCGCCACTGCCCAGGCTGCCGAGACGATCGTCCTCGATACTCCCCACCTGAGCAGCATAGATAACTTCCGTGATGTCGCGGGGACTACCACCGCCTATTCCACGGCCCATGACGGCACGATGCGAAGCGGCGTGTTCTATCGTTCCAACGCGCTGACCCCGTCTGCCGCGGATCTGGCTACGCTGAATTCCTTGGGCATCTCGGCAGTCTACGACCTGCGCACACCCAGTGAGATTGCCGGCACACCCGACACGATGCTCACCGGGGCGACCTACGAAAACATCGACATCATCGGCAGCACCACGTCCGGTTCGAACATCACCTCGGTCTCGTTCACAAGTGCGGCCGATGCCATCGCGATGATGCAGCAAACCAACCGGGCGTTTGTCAGTGACGCGGGGATGCGCAGCCAGTTCACCAGGCTGTTCAATGAACTGGCCAGTGTCGACGGTGCCGCGTTGTTTCATTGCACCGCCGGTAAGGACCGAACCGGTTGGACCGCCGCCGTGTTGCTGAGCATTGCCGGGGTCGACAGTGCCACCATCATGAGCAATTACCTCGCCACCAACGACTACACCGCCGCGCGCATGAAGGCGACTCTGGCGGCAATGCCGGCGAGCATGGCAGCGGTCTATGCGCCCTTGCTCGGTGTGGAAGCAAGCTACTTGCAAGCCGGCCTGGACGAGGTGACTGCGCAGTACGGCAGCATGGATAACTACCTCAAGCAAGGCTTGGGTCTGTCCCAGGAGACGATCTATGTGCTGCGCGGCAAGATGGTCTACTTCAACAGTCTGCCTGGCCAGGCGGACCTGCTCGGCAACGCCGGCGCCGGCGCACAACTGTTGCGACAGCTGCAGAACAGCAGCCTGTCGGGCACTTACAGCGACTACAACTACTATCTGCAGTCGGCCATCGATTCGGGCAACCTTGCGGGCGTCGAGTCCACGGTCGGCGGCCAGGTGCACGCCGACGCGGCGAGTTACCTGCTGCGCCAGGGCGCGATGATCGACCAGGCTGCTGCGCCGTTTGCCAGTGGCACGGATCTCAAGGTCGGCCAGTACCGCTTGTGGTCAACCGCGTTGGCGGGCTACCTGGGCACCGACGGTTCGTCCCAGGTATCGAGCAGCAACGAGCACAGCCAAGGCATGATGGTCGGTCTGACCCAGCGCTTCTCCGAACAACTCAGCGCCCATGCCGGCCTGGGCTACAGCAAGGGCAACGTCGGCGGCGCGGGTGGCGAGGCGGATACCGACTTTACCTTCTTCAGCATGGGCGCGCGCTTCGCGGCGGACGGTCTGGAACGCGGGCTGTTTGTCGATGCCGACGCCAGCGCCGGCTACGTTGACTACGACAGCAAGCGCGATCTCGGCGGCGGCCTCGGCACCGCCAAGGGCAAAAGCCATGGCAATCTCACCGGGGCAACCCTGGCACTGGGCTACCGGATGCCGGTCAGCGGCGTGACGCTCGAACCGAGCCTCGGCGTGCGCGTCAGCCATCTGAACTTGTCGGGTTTTCAGGAAAAGGGCAGTGAGCTGGCCCTCGACGTCGACAGCATTCACGAAACTCGCCGCAGTGCCGTAGCCAACCTCAACGCTGCATTTGCCCCGACCGGCATGGGCGCCTGGCAACTGGTGCCGGGTATCCAGGTGGGCTATGAGCATGTGCTCGGCGATCATCAGGTCGATAGCGAAGGGCACCTGCTGGGCCTGGATATCGAACAGCGCGCCGCCTTCGATAACCGCGATCAGTTCACCGGAGGGGTCAACCTCATGGCCAATCTCGGCGCACTGAGCGTGGGTGCCGAAGTGGGTGCGAGCGGTGGAGGGGACAGCCACGGCTTCAGTGGCGGGCTCAAGGCCAGTTATCTGTTTTAA
- a CDS encoding lipocalin family protein has product MSIRKIVLLSCLGLALAGCAGSSQEPPPTTMQVDLQKYQGTWYEQARLPMFFQRNCQQSEAHYGLRDDGRIDVINRCREQDGEWKEVRGIAESQQPGKTDKLWVQFDNWFSRIAPGITKGEYWVLYHDPAYQFALVGHPNREYLWVLSRTSEINGANREQLLKIAQQQGYDTSKLIWRPADPTKP; this is encoded by the coding sequence ATGTCGATTCGCAAAATCGTTCTACTTTCCTGTCTGGGTTTGGCACTCGCTGGGTGCGCTGGCTCAAGCCAGGAGCCCCCTCCCACCACCATGCAAGTCGACCTGCAAAAATACCAGGGCACCTGGTACGAGCAGGCCAGGTTGCCTATGTTCTTTCAGCGCAATTGCCAGCAGTCAGAAGCGCATTATGGTCTACGTGATGATGGTCGCATTGACGTCATCAATCGTTGCAGGGAACAGGATGGCGAGTGGAAAGAGGTACGCGGAATTGCCGAATCGCAGCAGCCAGGTAAGACGGACAAACTGTGGGTGCAATTTGATAACTGGTTCAGCCGCATCGCACCAGGAATAACCAAAGGTGAGTATTGGGTGCTTTACCACGACCCCGCCTACCAGTTCGCACTGGTCGGCCACCCGAACCGAGAATATCTATGGGTGCTTTCACGCACATCTGAAATTAACGGCGCCAACCGCGAACAGCTGCTAAAGATTGCCCAGCAACAGGGGTATGACACCAGCAAACTAATCTGGCGTCCGGCAGATCCGACCAAGCCCTAG
- a CDS encoding DUF3833 domain-containing protein — MLKIWIMLLCIGLASCSRVDVHTYSQETPTLELREFFEGRVEAWGMFQKRSGEVTKRFHVVINGHSEGRRLILDESFTYSDGTTQKRVWTLTPAGPGQWRGTAGDVVGEALGEVAGNALRWKYVLNLPVDGKEYQVHLDDWMYLMDKNTMINRSFMSKFGVEVGQITLFFRKQP; from the coding sequence ATGCTCAAGATATGGATAATGCTGCTATGCATTGGTCTTGCGAGTTGCAGCCGGGTGGACGTGCATACCTACAGCCAGGAGACGCCCACGCTTGAGTTGCGCGAATTCTTCGAGGGCCGGGTCGAAGCGTGGGGTATGTTTCAAAAGCGCTCAGGCGAGGTAACAAAGCGCTTTCATGTGGTGATCAATGGCCACTCCGAAGGCCGCAGGCTGATCCTCGACGAGTCGTTTACCTACAGCGATGGTACTACGCAAAAACGGGTGTGGACGCTAACCCCTGCTGGCCCTGGCCAATGGCGCGGAACCGCTGGCGACGTGGTGGGCGAGGCGCTTGGCGAGGTGGCAGGCAATGCATTGCGCTGGAAATATGTGCTGAACCTTCCGGTGGATGGCAAGGAGTACCAGGTTCACTTAGACGACTGGATGTACCTGATGGACAAGAACACCATGATAAATCGCTCGTTCATGAGCAAATTCGGGGTGGAGGTCGGCCAGATCACCTTGTTCTTCCGCAAGCAGCCTTGA
- a CDS encoding FAD-dependent monooxygenase → MHQPQIVPHQSLYFPYQVYPAFVPSPSIVNRSPVAIVGAGPIGLTLALELARYGVRSIVLAAEQQVCEGSRAIVFTRRSMEIFQQVGVSEVVTEQGLPWRFGNSYYRSQRVFRMEAPVDEHDRFAPMTNLQQQYLEQHLVEAAQAQPLIELRWGNKAIVIEQGVDGAVLQVDTPGDTYSLEADWVVAADGARSGMRSLLGLKLEGASYEGRFVIADIRIKLDLPTERLAFFDPAWNPGNTVLMHREPGDIWRIDYQLPVDETPEQALHPDSLRERIEAQLAMLGVENPVWELDWSSVYSARALTLAEYINDRVIFAGDAAHLLPIFGVRGANTGFQDCHDLGWKLALHIKGLAGAGLLASYSDERVKAAREIIEEAGKSTRFMAPPSRGYRLLRDAVLSLSLTREFVRPLYHWRTSRAHDYADSQLNAVNDDNQLFTGGPRNGAPLLNVRLAEQHYLFDELAPAYHLICFTDAAALDVEVVAQVQALRRQGLPIQVIAIAMNGVLQVQHADLTLTDCDNLFSTRYGVQHAGAAYLARPDQHVCARWLHLDGERLRHGLNQALGHNGSDRP, encoded by the coding sequence ATGCATCAGCCTCAAATCGTACCCCATCAATCTCTGTATTTTCCCTATCAGGTTTATCCTGCTTTCGTACCGTCCCCAAGCATCGTCAATCGCTCGCCCGTTGCGATTGTGGGTGCTGGACCTATTGGCCTGACGCTGGCTCTCGAACTGGCGCGCTACGGTGTACGAAGTATCGTTCTGGCGGCTGAGCAGCAAGTCTGCGAAGGCAGCCGCGCGATTGTGTTCACCCGTCGTTCCATGGAGATTTTCCAGCAGGTGGGGGTGTCCGAGGTGGTGACCGAGCAGGGTCTACCCTGGCGTTTCGGCAATTCGTACTACCGCAGCCAACGAGTTTTTCGCATGGAAGCACCGGTCGACGAGCATGATCGTTTTGCACCGATGACCAACTTGCAACAGCAGTACCTCGAGCAACATCTGGTGGAGGCTGCCCAGGCACAACCGCTGATCGAATTGCGTTGGGGCAATAAAGCCATCGTTATCGAGCAAGGCGTCGACGGTGCGGTATTGCAAGTCGATACCCCGGGCGATACCTATAGCCTGGAGGCCGATTGGGTGGTGGCCGCCGATGGCGCCCGCTCCGGAATGCGCTCGTTGCTGGGGCTCAAGCTGGAAGGGGCGTCCTATGAAGGGCGGTTCGTGATTGCCGACATCCGCATCAAGCTCGATCTGCCGACTGAGCGCCTGGCATTTTTCGATCCCGCCTGGAACCCCGGCAACACCGTGTTGATGCACCGCGAGCCCGGCGACATCTGGCGCATCGATTACCAGTTGCCCGTGGACGAAACGCCCGAGCAGGCGCTGCACCCCGACTCCTTGCGTGAGCGCATTGAAGCGCAACTGGCGATGCTCGGTGTCGAGAACCCGGTATGGGAGCTGGATTGGAGTTCGGTGTACTCGGCCCGGGCGCTGACCCTGGCGGAGTACATCAACGACCGCGTGATTTTCGCCGGAGACGCGGCGCACCTGTTACCGATTTTCGGCGTGCGCGGGGCCAATACCGGCTTCCAGGATTGCCACGACCTGGGCTGGAAACTGGCCCTGCACATCAAAGGCCTGGCCGGTGCCGGACTGCTGGCTTCTTACAGTGACGAACGGGTCAAGGCTGCTCGTGAAATCATTGAAGAGGCAGGCAAGAGCACGCGATTCATGGCGCCGCCTAGCCGCGGTTATCGACTGTTGCGCGATGCAGTGTTATCGCTGTCGTTGACCCGGGAGTTTGTGCGCCCGCTCTATCACTGGCGGACTTCAAGGGCTCACGATTATGCCGATTCGCAACTCAACGCGGTGAACGACGATAATCAATTGTTTACCGGCGGGCCGCGCAACGGTGCACCGTTGCTGAATGTACGTCTGGCAGAGCAGCACTATCTCTTCGATGAGTTGGCGCCCGCTTATCATTTGATTTGCTTCACTGACGCGGCGGCACTCGATGTCGAAGTCGTTGCACAAGTCCAGGCGCTGCGCCGCCAAGGACTGCCGATACAAGTGATCGCGATCGCCATGAATGGAGTCCTGCAGGTGCAACACGCCGACCTGACCCTGACCGATTGCGACAATCTGTTCAGCACGCGTTACGGCGTGCAGCACGCAGGCGCCGCCTATCTGGCGCGCCCGGACCAGCATGTCTGCGCGCGCTGGTTGCATCTGGATGGCGAGCGTTTGCGCCATGGATTGAACCAGGCCCTTGGCCACAACGGGAGTGACCGCCCATGA
- a CDS encoding DUF2783 domain-containing protein — MSQSMNVTDLERAYDRLAEAIDRTGNDSELFLVKLALLAAEALNDAERFDALIRCAGQDL; from the coding sequence ATGAGCCAGTCAATGAACGTAACAGACCTCGAACGCGCCTATGACCGACTTGCCGAGGCGATTGATCGTACGGGTAACGACAGCGAGTTGTTTCTGGTCAAGCTGGCACTCCTGGCGGCCGAGGCACTGAACGATGCCGAGCGCTTCGACGCACTGATCAGATGCGCCGGACAAGACCTGTAA